The Gloeocapsa sp. DLM2.Bin57 genome segment ACAACTAATCAGGAATCTTCTAGAGTACTAGCTTTAGTGTTAGAAACACCCGAAACTAGAAGAGAAGAGTTAACGATAATTGCTCAAAGTCAACCTAGTTTAGAACGTAATCGCGCTCGTTATTTATTAGCTAATGATTTAATCGCCCAATACGAAGGTGGTCAAGCTTTAGTTTTATTGAGACGTTTAGAAGTAACCTACCCTGTTTTAGCTCCCTATATTTTACTAAAAAGGGGTAGGGCTTATGAATTAACTAATAATATTCAACAAGCACAAAATACCTGGCGTCAATTAATAGAAAATTATCCCGATACTCCTGCTGCAGCTCAAGCATTATTTTCTTTAAGTAATTATGATCCTCAAGATCTTGAGCAGATGATCGCGCGTTTTCCTGAACATCCTCTCACTCATGAGATAGTGCGTCAACGTTTAGAAGAAAATCCAGACCAAGTGGAGTTAATGTTACTATTGGCTACTTATGACCATAGTTATCGCACTAACCCAATTAGAGATCGTTTGATTTTAGAGCATAGTGGCGATCTAACTCGCCAAAATTGGCAAAGTATTGGCGCAGGATATTGGCAAAATGGGGAATATCGTAAAGCTTCAGACGCTTATCGTTACGTTGGGGGAGATCCGCGCAGTATCTATCGTACAGCAAGAGGGTTTCATATCAATGGCAATACTAGAGAGGCGATTAGTTGGTATAAAAAACTAGTTACAGAGTTCCCTGATGCTCAAGAAACCGCTTTAGCTTTAGAACATCTAGCGACTTTATCTGGTGCGAAAGCTTCTTTATTTTATCTGGATTTATTAATTGAAAAATTTCCCTCTCAAGCAGCTACAGCTTATTATCGTAAATCAATTATCCTAGATTTTCTGCAATCTCCCCAATCAGCAGTAGAAGCTAGAGAGACTTTACTGACAAATTATGCTGATTCAGAAGCAGCTATCACTTATCGTTGGCAAACGGCACAAAAACTAGCCAACTCAGGGGATAAACGTCAAGCTATAGCATTGCTCAAACCGATCTTAGAGACTACTTCTGGAGGTGATGTTGCTCCTGAAGCGGTGTTTTGGTTAGGTAAATGGTCTTTAGACCTAGGGGAAAAAGAACAAGCTAATCAAGCTTTTGAGTACATTTTAACTCATCATTGGCAATCTTATTATGCTTGGCGTGCTGCTGTTTTTCTGGGTTGGGATGTGGGAGACTTTACTGATGTAAGGAATCATCGTCCTGAAGTAGTTAAACCTACGCAACGTCCTCTACCTCCTGCGGGGTCGCCAACTTTTCAGGAATTATTTTTACTAGGTCAAGATTTAGACGCCTATTATTTATTTAATGCCGAAATCGGCGATCGCCAGGATTTAAGCGTAGCTGAACAATTTACCCAAGGGTTACTACTGTTAGAACAACAAGACTATCGTCGAGCTATTAGCTTAATTTGGAATTTAAAAATGAGGGAAGAACCCCGAGAACAAGAGCAATGGCAAGCTTTACGACAAACACCCACCTATTGGCAGGCTCTTTTTCCTTTCCCATATTATCAAACTATCTTGACTTGGTCGGAAAAAAGAGACCTTAACCCTTTGTTAGTTATTTCCCTGAT includes the following:
- a CDS encoding tail length tape measure protein, with product MKKLTIKKGSFFLATTLLLGGIGGYFWFQPQVKRLAQEAVALVEEYRFSLKGTPETTNQESSRVLALVLETPETRREELTIIAQSQPSLERNRARYLLANDLIAQYEGGQALVLLRRLEVTYPVLAPYILLKRGRAYELTNNIQQAQNTWRQLIENYPDTPAAAQALFSLSNYDPQDLEQMIARFPEHPLTHEIVRQRLEENPDQVELMLLLATYDHSYRTNPIRDRLILEHSGDLTRQNWQSIGAGYWQNGEYRKASDAYRYVGGDPRSIYRTARGFHINGNTREAISWYKKLVTEFPDAQETALALEHLATLSGAKASLFYLDLLIEKFPSQAATAYYRKSIILDFLQSPQSAVEARETLLTNYADSEAAITYRWQTAQKLANSGDKRQAIALLKPILETTSGGDVAPEAVFWLGKWSLDLGEKEQANQAFEYILTHHWQSYYAWRAAVFLGWDVGDFTDVRNHRPEVVKPTQRPLPPAGSPTFQELFLLGQDLDAYYLFNAEIGDRQDLSVAEQFTQGLLLLEQQDYRRAISLIWNLKMREEPREQEQWQALRQTPTYWQALFPFPYYQTILTWSEKRDLNPLLVISLIRQESTFEVDARSPVGAKGLMQVMPSTAQWIADISDIDSDYSLVDPEDNIILGTWYFDHTHEQYQNHSLFAVASYNAGPGNVNNWKKRYSLTDVDVFVNNIPFPETQGYVKSVFGNYWNYLRIYNPQVSELVSQYNGVNLLSSSQLEQSQ